The Perognathus longimembris pacificus isolate PPM17 chromosome 3, ASM2315922v1, whole genome shotgun sequence nucleotide sequence CCCACTCCTCACCCTGTTTGTGGCTAGACTAAATTTGCAGACCAAAGAGGACAAGTTAAAAGAAGTTTTCTCTCGCTATGGTGACATCCGGCGGCTGCGGCTGGTGAGGGACTTGGTGACTGGCTTCTCCAAGGGCTACGCCTTCATCGAATACAAGGAGGAGCGGGCGCTACTGAAGGCCTACCGTGACGCCGATGGCCTGGTGATCGACCAGCATGAGATATTTGTGGACTACGAGTTGGAGCGGACTCTCCGAGGCTGGATCCCACGGCGGCTGGGTGGTGGGCTGGGTGGGAAAAAGGAATCTGGGCAGCTGAGATTTGGGGGCCGGGATCGGCCTTTCCGAAAGCCTATCAACTTGCCGGTTGTTAAGAATGACCTTTAccgggagggaaagagggagaggagggagcgaTCCCGGTCCAGGGAAAGACACTGGGACTACAGGACACGGGATCGAGACCACGACAGGGGCCGAGAAAAGAGGTGGCAAGAAAGAGAGACAGCCAGGGTGTGGCCTGAAAATGACTGGGACAGGGACCAGCGAGAGGATAGGGGCAAGGGGAGAGACAAGAAGGACAGAAGCAAGTAGAGGACCGGTGGGGCTGCAGAAGGATGCTACAGGGGAATTGTCCATGTGCTGTGTCCCCATTTGTTCAATAAAACAAGGCTAGTTTGGGAGGTGGGCTTGC carries:
- the Snrnp35 gene encoding U11/U12 small nuclear ribonucleoprotein 35 kDa protein isoform X1, whose translation is MHRHCLITTEPQRSVIYLLFTENMNDWMPIAKEYDPLKAGSIDGTDEDPHDRAVWRAMLARYVPNKGVTGDPLLTLFVARLNLQTKEDKLKEVFSRYGDIRRLRLVRDLVTGFSKGYAFIEYKEERALLKAYRDADGLVIDQHEIFVDYELERTLRGWIPRRLGGGLGGKKESGQLRFGGRDRPFRKPINLPVVKNDLYREGKRERRERSRSRERHWDYRTRDRDHDRGREKRWQERETARVWPENDWDRDQREDRGKGRDKKDRSK
- the Snrnp35 gene encoding U11/U12 small nuclear ribonucleoprotein 35 kDa protein isoform X2, with protein sequence MNDWMPIAKEYDPLKAGSIDGTDEDPHDRAVWRAMLARYVPNKGVTGDPLLTLFVARLNLQTKEDKLKEVFSRYGDIRRLRLVRDLVTGFSKGYAFIEYKEERALLKAYRDADGLVIDQHEIFVDYELERTLRGWIPRRLGGGLGGKKESGQLRFGGRDRPFRKPINLPVVKNDLYREGKRERRERSRSRERHWDYRTRDRDHDRGREKRWQERETARVWPENDWDRDQREDRGKGRDKKDRSK